In one window of Brassica rapa cultivar Chiifu-401-42 chromosome A07, CAAS_Brap_v3.01, whole genome shotgun sequence DNA:
- the LOC103829869 gene encoding uncharacterized protein LOC103829869 gives MGTAWFVWQDSSYQLLLLQDRENRIIKPAAWWDGDEETKDILGGRDEKTGGTWLGCSKQGRVAFLVNVTNQTSFTHTGAELLTVKFLKGKMTTSEFANELASNKELSSGLTFNLVVADIASKSMVYISKKSPTKEVDEMIDPIGPGRYFITSAGIYDIFSSQDKHPKDKFSEVLDENKESPRREFYEKLMNDDQIIVPEGEGETDTSRTGPKGVCIGTTSIEVKRGTSNIGFNEYYWENNEFKEHKFHFDME, from the exons ATGGGGACAGCTTGGTTCGTTTGGCAAGACTCTAGCTACCAGCTGCTGCTCCTGCAAGACAGAGAAAACAG GATAATTAAGCCGGCTGCTTGGTGGGATGGAGATGAGGAAACAAAAGACATATTAGGTGGAAGAGATGAGAAAACAGGAGGGACTTGGTTGGGTTGTTCTAAGCAAGGCCGAGTTGCATTTCTTGTGAATGTGACGAATCAAACATCTTTTACCCATACGGGAGCCGAGTTGCTTACTGTCAAGTTCTTGAAG GGGAAAATGACTACAAGTGAGTTTGCAAATGAACTTGCTAGCAACAAAGAACTGTCGTCTGGCCTTACCTTTAACTTAGTTGTGGCAGACATAGCTTCAAAATCGATGGTTTATATCTCTAAAAAGTCTCCAACTAAGGAAGTCGATGAGATGATAGATCCTATTGGTCCTGGTCGTTATTTCATTACCTCAGCCGGGATTTATGATATCTTCTCCTCACAG GATAAACACCCGAAAGACAAGTTCAGTGAAGTACTTGATGAAAACAAAGAATCACCGAGGAGGGAGTTTTATGAAAAGTTGATGAATGATGATCAAATCATTGTACCTGAAGGTGAAGGTGAAACCGATACAAGCAGAACT ggtccaAAGGGGGTGTGCATTGGAACAACATCGATAGAGGTCAAAAGGGGTACTAGCAACATAGGCTTCAATGAGTACTACTGGGAGAATAATGAATTCAAAGAGCATAAGTTCCATTTCGACATGGAGTAG
- the LOC103829435 gene encoding uncharacterized protein At1g76070 produces the protein MEKASDNNPTKLSKMLQKALSIGHSPFSPVRDFHHHRTASTVSRGFFFSGPITPLLPTAASRARRRTKNAVVFAEPTSPKVSCIGQIKLANKSKCPETKTRERKNLKTASSRLVKEAGKGNWSKLKRLFSMGSRKSNYVAVSAASEPPISAVEAVAAPSLCKMKKFASSREALGGFDWTAEIKREESRSDHHRRGYSSDDKETMIPCAVSTPLAMCSRQKSEVNLWKRRTMDQPKPLQVKASY, from the coding sequence ATGGAAAAAGCATCTGACAACAACCCCACGAAACTCTCGAAGATGCTTCAGAAAGCCTTGTCAATTGGTCACAGTCCGTTTAGTCCGGTAAGAGATTTCCATCACCACCGTACGGCTTCGACGGTGAGCAGAGGATTTTTCTTCTCTGGTCCGATAACACCGTTGCTTCCAACGGCGGCCTCAAGAGCTAGGAGAAGAACCAAGAACGCCGTCGTTTTCGCCGAGCCCACTTCGCCTAAAGTCTCCTGCATCGGTCAGATCAAACTCGCTAATAAGTCGAAATGTCCAGAGACGAAGACCAGAGAACGCAAGAATCTCAAAACGGCATCGTCTCGTCTTGTTAAAGAAGCAGGCAAGGGAAACTGGTCGAAACTAAAACGTCTCTTCTCAATGGGGTCGAGAAAATCCAACTACGTAGCCGTCTCCGCCGCTAGCGAACCTCCGATCTCGGCGGTGGAAGCGGTTGCGGCGCCTTCGTTGTGTAAAATGAAGAAATTCGCGAGCAGCAGAGAGGCTCTAGGTGGATTTGATTGGACGGCCGAGATCAAACGTGAAGAATCTCGGTCGGATCATCACCGCCGAGGTTACTCTTCCGATGACAAAGAGACGATGATTCCATGCGCTGTAAGCACGCCTCTGGCCATGTGCTCGAGACAGAAGAGTGAAGTTAATCTGTGGAAGAGAAGAACCATGGATCAACCAAAACCACTACAAGTTAAAGCTAGTTATTAA